A genomic region of Trifolium pratense cultivar HEN17-A07 linkage group LG3, ARS_RC_1.1, whole genome shotgun sequence contains the following coding sequences:
- the LOC123915231 gene encoding probable mannitol dehydrogenase, with the protein MAKSYETELPLKAFGWAGTDTSGTLSPFNFSRRENGDDDVTLKILFCGVCHSDLHTLKNDWGFTTYPVVPGHEIVGEVTKIGNNVKNFKVGDKVGVGVMVESCQTCENCQQDLENYCPKLVFTYNSPYNGTRTYGGYSDFVVVHQRYVLQFPANLPLDAGAPLLCAGITVYSPMKYYGMTEPGKHLGVAGLGGLGHVAIKFGKAFGLKVTVISTSPNKKSEAIDKLGADSFIVSNDPEQMKAATGTIDYIIDTISADHSVLPLLGLLKLNGKLVTVGLPSKPLELPVFPLVAGRKLIGGSNFGGIKETQEMLDFCGKHNITADIELIKMDQINTAMERLSKADVKYRFVIDVANSFSSL; encoded by the exons atgGCGAAATCATATGAAACCGAACTTCCACTGAAAGCTTTTGGTTGGGCTGGTACTGATACCTCTGGCACCCTTTCTCCATTCAATTTCTCCAgaag GGAAAATGGCGATGATGATGTTACTCTCAAAATCCTTTTCTGTGGTGTTTGTCATTCTGATCTACACACTCTCAAGAACGATTGGGGTTTCACTACTTACCCTGTTGTTCCTGG CCATGAAATTGTTGGCGAGGTGACAAAAATTGGAAACAATGTGAAAAATTTCAAAGTGGGGGATAAGGTTGGTGTTGGTGTGATGGTGGAGTCTTGTCAGACTTGTGAGAATTGTCAGCAGGATTTAGAGAATTACTGTCCTAAACTTGTATTCACCTATAACTCTCCTTATAATGGGACACGAACCTATGGCGGCTATTCTGATTTCGTGGTTGTTCACCAGCGGTATGTACTGCAGTTTCCTGCAAACTTACCCCTTGATGCTGGTGCTCCACTACTGTGTGCCGGGATCACTGTGTATAGCCCAATGAAATATTATGGGATGACTGAGCCTGGCAAACATTTGGGAGTGGCAGGGCTTGGTGGGTTAGGCCATGTTGCAATCAAATTTGGTAAAGCATTTGGGCTGAAGGTTACTGTCATTAGTACCTCACCAAACAAGAAAAGTGAGGCCATTGACAAACTTGGTGCTGATTCTTTCATTGTTTCCAATGACCCTGAACAAATGAAG GCTGCTACAGGAACCATAGACTATATCATAGACACAATTTCTGCTGATCATTCCGTGTTGCCACTGCTTGGTCTACTGAAGCTGAATGGGAAGCTGGTCACTGTAGGGTTGCCAAGCAAGCCCCTTGAGCTCCCTGTCTTTCCATTAGTTGCAG GGCGGAAGCTTATAGGGGGGAGCAACTTTGGCGGGATAAAGGAGACTCAGGAGATGCTTGATTTCTGTGGAAAGCATAACATAACTGCAGATATTGAGCTGATTAAGATGGACCAAATCAACACAGCAATGGAAAGGCTTAGCAAAGCTGATGTGAAATATCGCTTTGTGATTGATGTGGCCAACTCTTTCTCGAGTTTGTAG
- the LOC123914540 gene encoding uncharacterized protein LOC123914540: MAESDDDTSDGGRFSYHSEELRGPISSSDEENESVRVIYPQFNAEAQFGEVRLAVEMEFATLAEFKKAVKDYTIHIGRQIKWIKNDKVRARAKCVFEHCKWEILCSRSSITNSFQIKTFENTTHSCPGTFTNSQADRKWVIEKLELRLRQQPSLSHSD; the protein is encoded by the coding sequence ATGGCTGAAAGTGATGATGATACAAGTGATGGAGGAAGGTTCTCTTATCACTCAGAAGAACTTAGAGGGCCTATTAGTtcatctgatgaagagaatGAATCAGTGAGAGTTATATATCCACAATTCAATGCTGAAGCTCAATTTGGGGAAGTTAGGTTGGCTGTAGAGATGGAGTTTGCAACTTTGGCTGAATTTAAAAAAGCTGTGAAAGACTATACCATCCATATTGGAAGACAAATCAAATGGATAAAGAATGACAAggtaagagcaagagcaaaatgTGTGTTTGAGCATTGCAAATGGGAGATACTTTGTTCGCGTAGTAGTATAACAAATAGCTTTCAAATCAAGACTTTTGAAAATACAACTCACTCATGCCCAGGAACATTCACGAATAGTCAGGCTGATAGAAAGTGGGTTATTGAGAAGTTGGAATTGAGATTGAGACAACAGCCATCTCTTAGCCATAGTGACTAG